A DNA window from Candidatus Zixiibacteriota bacterium contains the following coding sequences:
- a CDS encoding GNAT family N-acetyltransferase, translating to MKFSLVENPPWDEMSRMPDHTLFQSKEWIVFVAEAQNAQPVIIEIADGSERIGWFVGLIVKKIGLRILGSPFPGWTTSYMGFNLHDVGNRTEALGSLIKFSRKELGCVGVEVMDRKFQESEITAAGWRYRLLTGYEVDLSGTENDLFDRFSSSTQRNIRKSEREGISVVQAHEDSFIAEYYSQLQEVFALQGLKPTYTKKRVELLLKHLLPTGRLLLLRVLDPGGKCIASGIFPADQHRMYFWGGASRTESRILRPNEAMHWFAMKYWQGRGVALYDMGGGGEYKRKYGGRPIAVPWIRHSHIPGFEMLRSLAKRLVEMRQRF from the coding sequence ATGAAATTCAGCTTAGTTGAAAATCCTCCATGGGATGAGATGAGCCGTATGCCCGATCACACCCTCTTCCAAAGCAAAGAATGGATTGTTTTTGTGGCAGAAGCTCAAAATGCCCAGCCTGTTATAATTGAAATCGCTGATGGCTCCGAACGAATTGGGTGGTTTGTTGGGCTTATTGTGAAAAAAATCGGACTGAGAATTCTGGGCTCCCCGTTCCCCGGATGGACAACATCGTATATGGGATTCAATTTACATGACGTAGGAAATCGAACCGAAGCACTTGGATCGCTGATCAAATTTTCTCGAAAAGAACTCGGTTGTGTTGGCGTTGAAGTTATGGATCGGAAATTTCAGGAAAGCGAGATCACAGCCGCTGGTTGGCGCTATAGGTTATTGACAGGATATGAAGTTGATCTTTCAGGAACAGAAAACGATCTTTTCGACCGGTTCTCATCGTCGACACAACGCAACATCCGTAAGTCGGAGCGTGAGGGGATATCTGTCGTCCAAGCTCATGAAGATTCTTTCATAGCTGAATATTATAGTCAACTGCAGGAGGTATTCGCGCTTCAAGGTCTGAAGCCGACATATACCAAGAAGAGGGTGGAATTATTGCTGAAGCATTTATTGCCAACAGGACGTCTGCTATTGCTGCGAGTACTTGATCCAGGAGGAAAATGTATTGCGAGTGGTATATTCCCCGCCGATCAACATCGAATGTACTTTTGGGGCGGAGCGAGCAGGACCGAATCCCGAATCCTCAGACCAAATGAGGCGATGCACTGGTTTGCGATGAAATACTGGCAGGGCCGAGGTGTCGCATTGTATGACATGGGCGGAGGCGGAGAATATAAACGCAAATATGGCGGCAGGCCGATAGCAGTACCTTGGATTCGGCATTCGCACATTCCGGGATTCGAGATGTTGCGTTCGCTTGCGAAACGTCTTGTGGAAATGCGTCAACGATTCTGA